DNA from Methylobacterium currus:
CGGGGTGGCTCTGCTCTGCGGCATCGGCTTCACCATGAGCCTGTTCATCGGCGGCCTCGCCTTCGCCAACGCACCGGAATTCGACACCGAGACGAAGCTCGGGGTGATCCTGGGCTCGGTGCTCTCGACGCTGGCCGGGGCCCTGGTCCTGTCGCTCGGGCCGCGACCGGCGGGGCGGCCGGCCGTGGCGAAGGAGCGGCCCTCCAACGCTCGGAGGATCGGGTCCTAAACCCGCGGCATCGGCCGCCAGTCCGGCGGCGCCATCTCGAATCCCTCGAAGCGGAAGCCCGGCGCCACGGTGCAACTCACCAGCGTCCAGGCCCCGAGGCTGGTGGCGGTCTGCCAGTGATGGGCCGGCACCACGATCTGCGGCCGATGGCCCCGGGCAAGGTCGGGGCCGAGATGGCGCGCCTCGGCGTCGTGGCCGTTGGGGCTGGTGGTGATGACCATCGGCGCTCCGGCATGCCAGAGCCAGACCTCCGTCGCGTCGACCCGGTGCCATTCCGAGGTCTCGCCGATGTCGAGCAGGTAGTAGATCGCCGTCGAGGCCGGGCGCCCGTCGACCTCGCGGGAATCGCGAAAGGTCTCGCGGTAATGCCCGCCCTCCGGATGGGGCTTGAGGTCGAGCAGGCGCACGACCTCGGCGGCAGTCAGGGTGTTCATCGTCGTCAGAACCGGTTCTTCCACTCGCGGAGCGCCGTGAACACCGCCGCCGGGTCGGCGCCGGGCTCCATCCCGACGGCGCGGGCGAGCGCCGGCTCGGTGGCGCGCAGGAACGGGTTGGTGGCCTTCTCCTCGCCCAAGGTCGTCGGCACCAGGAAGCGCCCCTCCGCCTTGGCCGTCTCCGCGAGCGCCGCCCGGTCCCTGAGGTTCCGGTTCTCCGGCTCGGCGGCGAGGGCGAAGCGGGCATTCGACAGGACGTAGTCGTGGCCGGAATAGATCACGGTCTCGTCGGGCAGGGGCAGGAAGCGCGACAGCGAGCGCCACAGCACCTGGGGCGGGCCCTCGAGCACCCGGCCGCAGCCGAGGGTGAACAGGGTGTCGCCGGCGAACGCGATTCCCGCCTCCTCGAACCAGTAGGTGACGTGGTCGTCGCAATGGCCGGGGGTCTCCCACACGGCGGCGGCGAGGGAGCCCACCGTCACGACGTCGCCCTCGCGCACCGTGGCGTCGACCTGCGGCACGGCGCTGCCGGCCCGCGCCGGTGCCGTCACCCGGGCGTTGGTCCGTGCCTTCACCTCCGGGATGCCCTCGACGTGGTCGCCGTGGCGGTGGGTGACCAGGATGTCGGTGAGGCGCCAGCCGGTCTCGTCGAGGGCGCGCAGGATGGCGGCGGCCTCCGGCACGTCGATCGCCGCGCAGGCGCCGGTCTCGGGGTCGCGCATCAGCACGCCGATATTGTCGCTCCGGCACAGGAAGGTGCGGATCTCCGGACGGATCTCGGGCATGGCGGCGCCTCCTCGAAACACTCTCTCGCCGCCGGAAGATAGGGCGGCGGCGCCCTCGCGCGAGTTGCGGCCCGGCGAATAGCGGGGAGCGCGGGCGGCCTTGCGGGTTGACGCCTTGCCGCGCTTCGCGCCACTCCCCATTCATGGCCTCGGGACCCTCGGATGCGGGTCCCTTGGCCTTCACGGCATGAGGGCGACGCGCCCGCTGCCCCGCACGTCCCGGGTACCGATGAGCCTCGACGTCACCGACCTGCGCGCCTTCTACGCCAGCCCCCTGGGGGCGGTGGCGCAGCGGCTCGTCGGCCGCACGGTCCACCGCATGCTCGGCTCGGTCTCGGGCTTGCGGGTGATGGGGCTCGGCTACGCCGTGCCGTATCTCGGACCCGTCCGGCACGCCGCCGAGCGGACACTCGCCTTCATGCCGGCGGCGCAGGGGGTGACGCACTGGCCCGGCTCGGGCCGCTCGGCCTCCTGCCTCGTCGATCCGACCATGA
Protein-coding regions in this window:
- a CDS encoding cupin domain-containing protein, with the translated sequence MNTLTAAEVVRLLDLKPHPEGGHYRETFRDSREVDGRPASTAIYYLLDIGETSEWHRVDATEVWLWHAGAPMVITTSPNGHDAEARHLGPDLARGHRPQIVVPAHHWQTATSLGAWTLVSCTVAPGFRFEGFEMAPPDWRPMPRV
- the gloB gene encoding hydroxyacylglutathione hydrolase, with the translated sequence MPEIRPEIRTFLCRSDNIGVLMRDPETGACAAIDVPEAAAILRALDETGWRLTDILVTHRHGDHVEGIPEVKARTNARVTAPARAGSAVPQVDATVREGDVVTVGSLAAAVWETPGHCDDHVTYWFEEAGIAFAGDTLFTLGCGRVLEGPPQVLWRSLSRFLPLPDETVIYSGHDYVLSNARFALAAEPENRNLRDRAALAETAKAEGRFLVPTTLGEEKATNPFLRATEPALARAVGMEPGADPAAVFTALREWKNRF